Proteins from a single region of Pseudomonas phenolilytica:
- a CDS encoding uroporphyrinogen-III C-methyltransferase, whose amino-acid sequence MSETDKNEPLQSPASTPDPIANDARKNAAAKPVRQGGGKALPLLALLCGVAGIAVAGYSVWQVQQFAARDAQQAKALQIADAQAQRLAEADRQLASRLAPLEQLPSPAALDEQRRLLAALQSDQQRLSGRVEQVLGASREEWRLAEAEHLLRMAMLRLSAMQDVKSAEMLVHEADLILQKQDDPAAYATRQKLLEGLEGLRSLPDLDRTGLFLQLGALRGQTSRLSALAPEFINGEALPGDAVQSRWQRWLDELMRYVRIDFDAGTNVKPLLAGQSLAQVQLALSLAIEQAQWAVLNGNTEVYQQSLEQARSMLQDHFSEDNGDARGLRQRIEALAGRQVAVTLPDLAPALKALQVYVQKRETQDGSEPAPAQPAAEAEQEAQRT is encoded by the coding sequence GTGAGCGAAACAGACAAGAACGAGCCGCTGCAATCCCCGGCCAGCACGCCGGATCCCATCGCTAACGACGCCCGCAAGAATGCCGCGGCCAAACCTGTCCGTCAGGGCGGCGGCAAGGCGCTGCCTCTGCTGGCCCTGCTGTGCGGCGTCGCCGGTATCGCCGTGGCTGGCTACAGCGTCTGGCAGGTGCAGCAGTTCGCCGCTCGCGATGCACAGCAGGCGAAGGCGCTGCAGATCGCCGACGCGCAGGCGCAGCGTCTGGCCGAGGCCGATCGGCAGCTGGCCAGCCGTCTGGCACCCTTGGAACAACTGCCATCGCCGGCCGCGCTGGACGAGCAGCGGCGTCTGCTCGCCGCCCTGCAGAGCGACCAGCAGCGTCTCTCCGGACGCGTCGAGCAGGTGCTCGGCGCCAGCCGCGAGGAGTGGCGGCTGGCTGAGGCCGAACATCTGCTGCGCATGGCAATGCTGCGCCTGTCGGCCATGCAGGACGTGAAGAGCGCCGAGATGCTGGTGCACGAGGCCGACCTGATCCTGCAGAAACAGGATGACCCGGCCGCGTACGCCACCCGGCAGAAACTGCTCGAAGGACTCGAAGGCCTGCGCAGCCTGCCGGATCTGGACCGCACCGGGCTGTTCCTGCAGCTTGGAGCCCTGCGCGGGCAGACCAGCCGGCTCAGCGCGCTGGCGCCGGAATTCATCAACGGTGAGGCGCTGCCGGGCGATGCGGTGCAAAGCCGCTGGCAACGCTGGCTCGACGAGCTGATGCGCTACGTGCGCATCGACTTCGACGCCGGCACCAACGTCAAGCCGCTGCTCGCCGGCCAGAGCCTGGCGCAAGTGCAGCTGGCGCTGTCGCTGGCCATCGAGCAGGCGCAGTGGGCGGTGCTCAACGGCAATACCGAGGTTTACCAGCAGTCGCTGGAGCAGGCGCGCAGCATGCTGCAGGACCACTTCAGCGAGGACAACGGCGACGCCCGCGGGCTGCGCCAGCGCATCGAGGCGCTCGCTGGACGGCAGGTTGCGGTGACGCTGCCTGACCTGGCTCCGGCCCTCAAGGCGTTGCAGGTCTACGTGCAGAAGCGTGAAACCCAGGACGGCAGCGAGCCGGCACCGGCGCAGCCGGCGGCCGAGGCGGAGCAGGAGGCACAGCGCACATGA
- a CDS encoding heme biosynthesis HemY N-terminal domain-containing protein: MKRLALVLILILAIVGFLGWAISQSAGYVLITYDRFRYESSFWVFLGLIAAFWLLAVLLHRLLGVLQLSGALVNPWSRRHRARRVENASRRGMRELAEGQWQHALGHLRTAAEHDRQPLVHYLGAARAANELGEHEQSDELLRQAREREPQAALAIGLAQAQLQIARGQYAEARATLSALHDEHPRHPYLLVQLQQLYVQLEDWPALCRLLPDLRKQRVLPVARLDELERLAWTAAVEQVASAEAGTAEEARQALEQRWQSVPAALRHEPLLVRAYADGLSRLGAEAKAEEVLYAALKRQFDDRLVERYGCVQGRDSARQLAHAEGWLKAHPDNAALLLALARLSLRNELWGKARDYFEASLRIEHRPQTCAELARLLAQLGDAQRSNQLFHEGLGLLDRNLPAPL, from the coding sequence ATGAAACGTCTGGCCCTCGTTCTCATTCTGATCCTGGCGATCGTCGGTTTTCTCGGCTGGGCCATCAGCCAGAGCGCCGGTTACGTGCTGATCACCTACGATCGCTTCCGCTACGAATCCAGTTTCTGGGTTTTCCTGGGACTGATTGCCGCCTTCTGGCTGCTTGCGGTACTGCTGCACCGCCTGCTGGGGGTGCTGCAGCTTTCCGGCGCGCTGGTCAACCCGTGGTCGCGGCGGCATCGCGCGCGGCGCGTCGAGAACGCTTCGCGGCGTGGCATGCGTGAGTTGGCCGAAGGGCAATGGCAGCATGCCCTCGGGCACCTGCGTACCGCCGCCGAGCACGACCGTCAGCCGCTGGTGCATTACCTGGGCGCGGCCCGCGCGGCCAACGAACTGGGCGAACATGAGCAGAGCGACGAATTGCTGCGTCAGGCACGGGAACGTGAACCGCAGGCCGCGCTGGCCATCGGCCTGGCGCAGGCACAGCTGCAGATCGCGCGCGGCCAGTACGCCGAAGCACGGGCGACGCTGAGCGCGCTGCACGACGAACATCCGCGCCATCCCTATCTGCTGGTGCAGTTGCAGCAGCTCTATGTGCAGTTGGAGGACTGGCCCGCGCTGTGCCGGCTGCTGCCGGATCTGCGCAAGCAGCGCGTGCTGCCGGTGGCGCGTCTGGACGAGCTGGAGCGGTTGGCCTGGACCGCCGCTGTCGAGCAGGTCGCGAGCGCCGAAGCCGGCACGGCGGAGGAGGCGCGCCAGGCGCTCGAACAGCGCTGGCAGTCGGTACCCGCTGCGTTGCGTCACGAACCCCTGCTGGTGCGTGCCTACGCCGACGGCCTGAGCCGGCTCGGCGCCGAGGCGAAGGCCGAGGAAGTGCTGTACGCCGCGCTCAAGCGTCAGTTCGATGATCGCCTGGTCGAGCGCTACGGCTGCGTTCAGGGGCGCGATTCGGCTCGTCAGCTGGCACATGCCGAAGGCTGGCTCAAGGCGCACCCGGACAACGCCGCGCTATTGCTGGCGCTTGCCCGGCTGAGTTTGCGTAACGAGCTGTGGGGCAAGGCGCGCGATTATTTCGAGGCGAGTCTGCGCATCGAGCATCGCCCGCAAACCTGCGCTGAGCTGGCGCGCCTGCTGGCCCAACTGGGTGATGCGCAGCGCAGCAACCAGCTGTTCCACGAGGGGCTCGGGCTGCTGGATCGTAACCTGCCGGCACCGCTCTGA
- a CDS encoding disulfide bond formation protein B encodes MNLASPRSLFLLAFLACVAMMGAALYLEHVVGLAPCPLCIVQRICVIGFGVVCLIAALHDPALTGRRLYAAFALLFAVAGGATAIRQIWLQSVPAEELPSCLPSLEYMMEALPFQEIARLVLHGTAECAEVSWTLLGMSIPEWTLLAFIAMAAFCGWQMLRRG; translated from the coding sequence ATGAACCTGGCCAGCCCACGTTCGCTTTTCCTTCTCGCCTTCCTTGCCTGCGTCGCGATGATGGGGGCTGCGCTGTATCTGGAGCATGTGGTCGGCCTGGCGCCTTGCCCGCTGTGCATCGTGCAGCGTATCTGTGTGATCGGCTTCGGCGTGGTCTGTCTGATCGCCGCGCTGCATGATCCGGCACTGACCGGCCGGCGCCTGTATGCCGCGTTCGCGTTGCTGTTCGCGGTGGCCGGAGGCGCCACGGCGATCCGCCAGATCTGGCTGCAGAGCGTGCCGGCCGAAGAGCTGCCGAGCTGTCTGCCGAGTCTGGAATACATGATGGAGGCGCTGCCCTTCCAGGAAATCGCCCGTCTGGTGCTGCACGGCACCGCCGAGTGCGCAGAGGTCAGCTGGACCCTGCTGGGCATGAGCATTCCCGAGTGGACGCTGCTGGCGTTCATCGCCATGGCAGCGTTCTGCGGCTGGCAGATGCTGCGTCGCGGCTGA